The Drosophila nasuta strain 15112-1781.00 chromosome 2L, ASM2355853v1, whole genome shotgun sequence genome window below encodes:
- the LOC132795794 gene encoding sialin, whose protein sequence is MSNTEKRGFHRVRNMLSCRQVLNLLTMLGFMLNYALRVNLTIAIVDMVVPTATNTTASGNNTLTGNLTDTSSLASSNININNTSTDGVEVLEERFNWDEYQTNFVLGSFFWGYVLTELPGGRLAELIGGVRVFGHSMLWASLLTLVTPLAAHLNYVALIVVRVALGFMLGATWPAIHPVAAVWIPPMDRSKFMSNMMASSLGAAITMPVCGYLISVAGWASVFYLTGGIGLLWSLCWFSFVYETPATHPRISAEERREIEEAIGTSTSKKRPSYVPWSDLLCSPAVWAIIVTHGLSVFGFFTVINQLPTFMSKMLHFDIKKNGLFSSLPYLGKYVMAVASSYLADHLRHKGTLSTTATRKLFTSFALVTPGLLMTAQVFLGMDPTWSVTLFTLALFAHGAVTAGYLGNGLDIAPNFSGTIFGMANSLSSFGGFLSTWMVGVLTFHNQTFHQWQIVFSILAATYISAAVVFVVLGTGELQAWNNPPERKKIGDVAQEEGMPLKTEK, encoded by the exons ATGTCGAACACGGAGAAACGAGGTTTTCACAGAGTGCGAA ACATGCTCTCATGTCGCCAAGTACTCAATCTGCTGACCATGCTCGGTTTCATGTTGAACTATGCACTGAGAG TAAATCTGACGATTGCCATTGTGGACATGGTCGTGCCCACTGCAACAAACACAACTGCCAGTGGCAACAATACGCTGACGGGGAATCTCACGGACACCAGCAGCTtagccagcagcaacattaaCATCAACAACACATCCACCGATGGAGTGGAAGTGCTTGAGGAGCGCTTCAACTGGGATGAATATCAGACCAACTTTGTGCTGGGTTCCTTCTTTTGGGGCTATGTGCTCACCGAGTTGCCTGGCGGTCGTCTCGCTGAATTGATTGGTGGAGTTCGCGTCTTTGGACATTCCATGCTGTGGGCCAGCTTGCTGACATTGGTGACGCCGCTGGCGGCGCATCTGAACTACGTGGCATTGATTGTGGTCCGTGTGGCACTTGGCTTCATGTTGGGCGCCACCTGGCCAGCCATTCATCCCGTTGCCGCTGTCTGGATTCCACCAATGGATCGCTCCAAGTTCATGTCCAACATGATGG CTTCTTCGCTGGGTGCTGCCATCACAATGCCCGTTTGTGGCTATCTCATCTCGGTTGCCGGCTGGGCTAGTGTCTTCTATTTGACTGGTGGCATTGGACTGTTGTGGTCGCTGTGCTGGTTCTCGTTTGTCTATGAAACTCCAGCCACCCATCCACGCATTTCCGCCGAGGAGCGTCGTGAAATTGAGGAGGCCATTGGCACATCCACATCGAAGAAGCGTCCCAGCTATGTGCCTTGGTCTGACCTGCTCTGTTCGCCTGCCGTTTGGGCCATCATCGTCACACACGGTCTGTCGGTGTTTGGCTTCTTCACGGTCATCAATCAGCTGCCCACGTTCATGTCCAAGATGCTGCACTTTGACATCAAGAAG AATGGTTTGTTCTCGTCGTTGCCTTATCTGGGCAAGTATGTGATGGCTGTAGCTTCCTCCTATCTGGCCGATCATCTGCGTCACAAGGGCACTCTGAGCACCACAGCAACCCGCAAACTCTTCACCAGTTTCG CTTTGGTTACGCCTGGTCTGCTGATGACTGCTCAAGTGTTTCTGGGCATGGATCCCACCTGGTCGGTGACGCTCTTTACGCTGGCCTTGTTCGCACATGGCGCTGTCACTGCCGGCTACCTGGGCAATGGTCTGGACATTGCACCCAACTTTAGTGGCACCATCTTTGGCATGGCCAATTCGCTGTCCTCGTTTGGCGGCTTCTTGTCCACCTGGATGGTCGGTGTCTTGACCTTTCACAAC CAAACGTTCCATCAATGGCAGATTGTCTTCTCGATTCTTGCGGCCACCTACATATCGGCTGCCGTTGTCTTTGTGGTTCTTGGCACCGGTGAACTGCAGGCGTGGAACAATCCGCCAGAGCGCAAGAAGATCGGCGATGTCGCACAGGAGGAGGGCATGCCTCTCAAGACTGAGAAATAA
- the LOC132795803 gene encoding uncharacterized protein LOC132795803 isoform X1: MIKFVRHKSRENSLKASKNFLRKKRESNDSGTESDGELLDVENKRHLDVDMETSLSSWTDANSPTTDTACSSESSATAAAAMMCHHQTSSSSSCAHLMYDQHSSEEELEVINGPSAVAAAEAAAAAAAAHTTTTATTSGGGGTVASSSSCASRLSNRGCTSSLDTEAPYDEQRATTSANSKRSSSTLMVENRKRSLAHSSDDELRNSLEPILTPVNFRTSPPLEAFKPNRSHMMFRSTTPLILSEARCGIENIKLCDNSVNEENGDGNGSNNSNSNNSSNNNSSSNKCPKLGAGGGSNENEPSVIKACSSSLKMSNSSHHIYQPQPKYSFHYNSSRSSPASTTGLDMEVRSVSPPAKLFHCAISPRRRPSNNVAGGAAGTAGAGGAGAGGAVAGAIGETANAAVAVAAAATQRLQRPHRPCLDFDKMQQVSL; this comes from the exons aTGATAAAGTTTGTCAGGCACAAAAGTCGCGAGAATTCATTAAAGGCATCGAAAAATTTTCTGCGTAAAAAG cGTGAATCGAATGACTCTGGTACCGAATCTGATGGTGAACTTCTCGATGTGGAAAACAAACGTCACTTAGACGTGGATATGGAAACTA GTTTGAGTTCCTGGACGGATGCAAACTCACCTACAACCGATACTGCATGCTCATCCGAGTCttctgccactgctgctgctgcaatgaTGTGTCACCATCAAACGTCGTCGTCCTCATCCTGCGCCCATCTCATGTACGATCAACACAGTTCTGAGGAGGAGCTCGAGGTGATTAATGGGCCCTCAGCCGTGGCTGCGGCcgaggcagctgctgctgccgctgcggcgcatacaaccacaacagcaaccaccagcggtggcggtggcacaGTGGCATCTTCGTCGTCGTGTGCATCGCGTCTATCGAACCGGGGATGCACCTCATCGCTGGATACGGAGGCGCCATACGATGAGCAGCGCGCCACAACATCAGCGAACTCAAAGCGTTCCAGCTCAACGCTAATGGTTGAGAATCGAAAGCGTTCTTTGGCCCACAGCTCGGATGATGAG TTGCGCAACTCGTTGGAGCCGATATTGACGCCCGTGAATTTTCGTACATCGCCGCCATTGGAGGCATTTAAGCCAAATCGTAGCCATATGATGTTCCGCTCCACAACGCCACTGATATTATCGGAGGCCAGATGTGGCatcgaaaatattaaattatgtgaTAATAGTGTAAATGAGGAGAACGGtgacggcaacggcagcaacaatagcaacagtaacaatagcagcaacaacaacagcagcagcaacaaatgccCCAAACTGGGAGCGGGAGGAGGAAGCAACGAGAACGAGCCGAGTGTTATTAAggcatgcagcagcagcttaaaGATGAGCAACAGTTCGCATCACATTTATCAGCCGCAGCCCAAGTATAGTTTCCATTACAATAGCTCTAGAAGTAGTCCGGCCTCCACCACAGGATTGGACATGGAGGTGCGTTCGGTTAGTCCGCCCGCGAAATTATTTCATTGCGCCATCTCGCCGCGTCGTCGACCCAGCAACAATGTTGCTGGAGGAGCAGCTGGAACTGCTGGAGCAGgaggagctggagctggaggagCTGTT